One Mangifera indica cultivar Alphonso unplaced genomic scaffold, CATAS_Mindica_2.1 Un_0003, whole genome shotgun sequence genomic region harbors:
- the LOC123205273 gene encoding kxDL motif-containing protein 1-like, whose protein sequence is MEELEKQSIEEASEEVSREFKTLIKTEDLDSLKQLQYLILGRLQDSNAVLSHFNEYSEHCFAEVSGDFSRNARLLKSMKGDLDYIFQKLRGMKAKILATYPDAFPDESTREALDQRPDLELPQ, encoded by the exons ATGGAGGAATTGGAGAAGCAATCCATAGAAGAAGCTTCGGAAGAGGTGTCTCGCGAATTCAAAACCCTTATCAAAACCGAAGATTTGGATTCTCTCAAGCAATTGCAGTATCTCAT ATTGGGAAGGTTACAGGACAGTAACGCTGTTCTTTCTCATTTTAATGAGTATTCAGAACACTGCTTTGCTGAGGTTTCTGGTGATTTTTCAAGAAATGCTCGTCTCTTAAAGTCCATGAAAGGAGATCTTGATTACATATTTCAGAAGCTAAG GGGCATGAAGGCAAAAATCTTGGCTACCTATCCAGATGCTTTTCCTGATGAATCAACAAGAGAAGCACTCGACCAAAGACCAGACCTTGAATTGCCTCAATAG
- the LOC123205347 gene encoding phospholipase A1-II 1-like translates to MQKYWVHMITSANAFELYARDLLIEHADVKYHWSWKTEDNIEIAELVQVHWLDVKTNFPAQMLTPRTSYEVLFVLRRNEKAKELTNSNLKLVLPNQNASEVTVDLSTLPTNEWKEIQVGGFESSCGMSGDMEISLYEHNSQIKKVGLVVNKIIIRPVMNWKKLSGENDWEGLLNPLNVDLNKNITFYGDSVHAIYDSISKDATSQGYAYPKYGELIFSIRQDGSTWIGYVAVATDEGKKVLGRRDVLVCWRGTSSDGEWFKNLQIMSPIYPQLIFPFVRHPKVHQGFYSVYTEPNPASNKEERNARDQVLQEVRSWVNEYKDEEVSITVTGHSLGAALATLNATDIVSNGYNMPNPNPGNKEFLVTAFVFGSPKCGDEEFKNEFDRLTRNNWKLRLLRITNDDDAITRLPKFTPVKFVEVGNEITISTTNASEDEGNKVSTAHSLKNYIKELCVLQSPLCA, encoded by the exons ATGCAGAAGTATTGGGTTCACATGATTACTAGTGCCAACGCATTCGAGTTGTATGCAAGGGATCTCTTAATCGAGCATGCAGATGTTAAATATCATTGGAGTTGGAAAACAGAAGAcaatat TGAGATAGCTGAACTGGTGCAAGTACATTGGCTTGATGTGAAAACGAATTTCCCAGCACAAATGCTAACTCCAAGGACTTCTTACGAAGTTTTATTTGTGTTAAGGAGGAACGAGAAAGCTAAAGAACTTACAAATTCGAACCTGAAGCTCGTCCTCCCCAATCAAAACGCCTCTGAAGTCACAGTAGATTTGAGTACGCTACCAACTAACGAATGGAAAGAAATCCAAGTTGGTGGCTTTGAATCTTCTTGTGGCATGTCCGGGGACATGGAAATCTCTTTGTATGAACACAACAGCCAGATAAAGAAGGTAGGACTTGTGgtcaacaaaatcattattcGCCCGGTAATGAATTGGAAGAAGCTTAGTGGCGAGAATGACTGGGAGGGTCTCCTGAATCCTCTCAACGTTGATCTCAACAAGAATATAACTTTCTATGGTGACAGTGTTCACGCTATTTATGACTCCATCAGTAAAGATGCCACCAGTCAGGGTTATGCATATCCCAAATACGGAGAACTTATTTTCTCAA TTCGCCAGGACGGATCCACCTGGATTGGTTACGTTGCTGTGGCCACAGATGAAGGAAAGAAAGTGCTAGGAAGGAGAGACGTTTTGGTTTGCTGGAGAGGAACCTCCAGTGACGGGGAgtggtttaaaaatttacagATCATGAGTCCGATCTATCCTCAACTCATATTCCCGTTTGTCAGACATCCTAAGGTGCACCAGGGATTTTACTCCGTCTACACTGAGCCAAACCCAGCATcgaataaagaagaaagaaatgctAGAGATCAG GTTTTGCAAGAAGTTCGTTCTTGGGTAAACGAATACAAAGATGAAGAAGTTAGCATAACAGTGACAGGACACAGTTTGGGGGCAGCTCTTGCTACATTGAATGCAACTGATATAGTTTCCAATGGATATAATATGCCCAATCCCAATCCAGGCAACAAGGAGTTCTTGGTCACAGCATTTGTGTTTGGGAGCCCCAAGTGTGGAGACgaagaattcaaaaatgaaTTCGACAGGCTTACAAGAAACAATTGGAAGCTCCGTCTCTTACGTATTACAAATGATGATGATGCAATTACTCGCCTTCCAAAATTTACTCCTGTTAAATTCGTTGAAGTGGGAAACGAGATAACGATTAGCACCACCAATGCAAGTGAAGATGAGGGTAACAAGGTCTCCACTGCTCATAGTTTGAAGAATTATATCAAAGAACTCTGCGTACTGCAATCTCCTCTCTGTGCgtaa